One genomic window of Salvelinus namaycush isolate Seneca chromosome 22, SaNama_1.0, whole genome shotgun sequence includes the following:
- the LOC120017628 gene encoding coiled-coil-helix-coiled-coil-helix domain-containing protein 1-like, translating to MAMQGGTALQEKVSRMLSRKHKKPVLKPNKPLVLKDEVANRKIKKGEATCVTEMSMMMACWKQNNFVDTLCSNEMQSFYKCVEKAQIAVKNKSEQHTIGQSGRLQPKQATILLKRYPNLHIEI from the exons ATGGCGATGCAAGGTGGGACTGCACTTCAGGAGAAGGTCAGTCGGATGTTGAGCAGAAAGCATAAAAAGCCCGTTCTGAAACCCAACAAGCCGCTTGTTCTGAAAGATGAGGTCGCCAACAGGAAAATTAAGAAAGGGG AGGCCACATGCGTCACAGAGATGTCCATGATGATGGCGTgctggaagcagaacaacttcgTCGACACCCTCTGCTCCAATGAAATGCAGTCCTTCTATAAGTGTGTTGAGAAAGCCCAG ATTGCAGTGAAAAACAAATCAGAGCAACACACCATCGGCCAGAGTGGACGCCTTCAACCCAAACAAGCTACTATCCTGCTGAAAAGATACCCCAACTTACACATAGAAATCTAG